A genomic region of Campylobacter corcagiensis contains the following coding sequences:
- a CDS encoding NCS2 family permease — MEKFFKLKQMNSSVKQEFNAGLTTFLTMMYIIPVNAIIMGNTGMPIEALLTATALVTILATGLNGFFSNTPIALSVGMGLNAYFTFGLVAGMKIPWQTALGVVFLSGAIFLVLSLTNFRIWILKSIPLDLRRAISAGIGAFISFIGLKEMGIIVHNEATLVGLGNFSDHNTLLGLFGLAMVVLFWALRVKGAFIIAVLITSIVAWSFGISPKPDKFFSLPASISPIFLELDIVGAFSLALIPAIVTFFITQLFDSLGTLSGVGNRAKLFDAKDGMKKFEKTLGVDAFASTTGSLLGVSTVTAFAESASGVEEGGRTGLTAVVTAAFFILTLFMLPLFGAIPGNAVYPVLIMVGVMMFSELVNINFKDSAICVASFFIVMLMPLTYSITTGLAFGFVAYFFVRLVKREFEFLNIGVVFLAAISLISFIIR; from the coding sequence ATGGAGAAATTTTTTAAACTAAAACAGATGAATAGTAGCGTTAAGCAAGAATTTAACGCTGGACTTACGACATTTCTAACTATGATGTATATCATACCTGTAAATGCCATCATAATGGGCAATACTGGAATGCCAATAGAAGCACTTCTTACAGCAACTGCTCTTGTTACGATTCTTGCAACTGGGTTAAATGGATTTTTTTCTAACACGCCAATTGCTTTAAGCGTTGGAATGGGACTTAATGCTTACTTTACTTTTGGGCTTGTAGCTGGTATGAAAATTCCGTGGCAAACAGCTCTTGGTGTGGTATTTCTTAGTGGGGCGATATTTTTAGTTTTATCTCTTACAAATTTTCGTATCTGGATACTTAAAAGCATTCCACTTGATTTAAGAAGGGCAATAAGTGCTGGAATAGGCGCATTTATCAGCTTTATAGGCTTAAAAGAGATGGGAATTATAGTTCATAACGAAGCAACTTTGGTTGGGCTTGGAAATTTCAGTGATCATAACACCTTACTGGGTCTTTTTGGACTTGCTATGGTTGTGCTTTTTTGGGCTCTTAGAGTAAAAGGAGCTTTTATTATTGCGGTGTTAATTACTTCAATTGTTGCGTGGAGTTTTGGAATTTCACCAAAGCCTGATAAATTTTTCTCTCTACCAGCATCTATTTCACCGATATTTTTAGAACTTGATATAGTTGGAGCTTTTAGTTTGGCTTTGATTCCAGCTATTGTGACATTTTTTATTACTCAGCTTTTTGATTCACTTGGAACTCTATCTGGAGTAGGCAATAGAGCTAAGCTTTTTGATGCTAAAGATGGTATGAAAAAATTTGAAAAAACTTTAGGCGTTGATGCTTTTGCTTCTACGACTGGTTCACTTCTTGGAGTATCTACTGTTACAGCTTTTGCTGAGAGTGCAAGTGGAGTTGAAGAAGGTGGTAGAACTGGACTTACAGCAGTTGTTACAGCTGCGTTTTTTATTTTAACTCTTTTTATGCTTCCGCTTTTTGGAGCTATACCTGGAAATGCTGTATATCCTGTTCTTATAATGGTAGGAGTTATGATGTTTAGCGAGCTTGTAAATATTAACTTTAAAGACTCAGCTATCTGCGTTGCATCATTTTTTATAGTTATGCTTATGCCGCTAACTTACTCTATCACGACAGGGCTTGCTTTTGGTTTTGTTGCTTACTTTTTTGTTAGGCTTGTAAAGCGTGAGTTTGAATTTTTAAATATTGGCGTAGTTTTTTTAGCTGCTATTAGCCTAATATCTTTTATTATAAGGTAA
- a CDS encoding phosphoribosyltransferase, with protein sequence MIYYGYEEFSKDAKNLARLVKDSYAPDAFVPVVRGGLTLGHFITVALGSRNLFPINSIHYDDTQKLDTIDVFNIPNLNGYKRILLIDDIIDSGESMVEILRVLKEKFPHAQFKVATLFYKKHALLKPDFSVKEANDWIEFFWEKVEI encoded by the coding sequence ATGATTTATTATGGTTATGAAGAATTTAGTAAAGATGCTAAGAATTTAGCAAGACTTGTTAAAGATAGTTACGCACCAGATGCGTTTGTACCAGTTGTTAGAGGGGGGCTTACTTTAGGGCATTTTATAACAGTTGCTCTTGGTAGTAGAAACCTTTTTCCTATAAATTCAATCCATTATGATGACACTCAAAAGCTTGATACTATTGATGTTTTTAATATTCCAAATTTAAACGGTTATAAAAGAATTTTACTCATTGATGATATCATAGATAGTGGTGAGAGTATGGTTGAAATTTTAAGGGTTTTAAAGGAGAAATTTCCACATGCTCAGTTTAAAGTAGCAACTCTTTTTTACAAAAAACACGCTTTATTAAAACCTGATTTTAGCGTAAAAGAAGCAAATGATTGGATTGAATTTTTTTGGGAGAAGGTTGAAATTTAG